Genomic segment of Schistocerca gregaria isolate iqSchGreg1 unplaced genomic scaffold, iqSchGreg1.2 ptg001684l, whole genome shotgun sequence:
AATTATTGACAGATAAATAAAGAGAAATAATATAGAATAAATATTAATAGCGCAAAATAAGGTGGCAGTAAGAACcgctatttatatatatatttcctttatTTCGTCTTAAACTAGAGAGCTCCACAACGAACTTTTTTCAGCCTTTGATACCAACAGTTCTCATATTTAGCTCACTATATCACCCTGTATTCTTTCATAGGTACAGGTGATACTGTACAGAAAGTATACATCAGAGTTTCATATCGGAAAATATACACAACACCGCTAACAAACTGACATGAAGATATAGAatgatgagattaaaaattgatttTGTGAACAATATACATTCTGTATGATGTATCAATGACACACAATAACACATTTGGTGTCTTAGACTTATAATAAATATGGTTAAGACATATATACTAAATATCGAAAAGCCTCCACAATAAATAAATTTAGCTAAGTTAAGTAAAATAATGAAGTGAGAATTGAAACATTACCCATTCAAAAAGGCATTCAAGCTGTTTATCTATCTCGATATGAGGGCCATCAATAATTTATTGATACTAGTCGTTGTACAATATATTTTATTAATCGTTTCTCTAGAACCAGAATACCCTTCAAAAAATTTTGTGGTCAGACTGAACAAGTTATTTATCTACGACAAACAAAGAATCTCAGAAAATGATTACTGTGGAGATTCTAGGATATTTTGTGATAAGGACGATCGGATCTCTGAGGTCTTATTGGAACATGCTCACCTATCCAAGTTCCCTTCATTCATCACGATGATCAACGATACACTATCTAAATTCACATATAGAGGTCTAAAAGGTGAAATTCCAAGTCAAATCTATGAACTGACAGAACTGAGGCTTCTGAGGCTAATTGATGGGGACTGCCCCGTTAATTTGAGCGACAACATTGGAAAGCTGCTACATTTGAAATACCTTAACTTAGGCAACTTAGGTATGCGTGGTAAGGTACCTAATAGTCTGTACTCACTAACTGGGTTGACATATCTGGGTTTAGAAGGGAACAATTTTACCGGTTTCTTGAGTGACGACATTCAGAGACTGGCTTATTTGTGGATGCTTAATTTAGGTAGATCAGGTTTGTCTGGCCCGATACCTAATGGCTTGTACACGCTGACCCTCTTAGCGTCAATAGATTTGTCGGATAACAGTTTTAACGGCTCTTTGAGTAACAGCATTGAGGGTATGAGTGGATTGTATAGAATTCGATTAAGCAACTCAGGTCTGTCTGGTTCGATACCTGATCGTCTATATTCGTTGAAGAGACTGAGATACCTGGACCTTTCTAACAACGGTATCAGTGGGGTTTTGTCGCCTAATATTGATGGTCTAGTTGATGTGGTGGAGATGAATCTGAGTTATAATCGATTGGGAGGTCCTATACCGAAGGGAATCGCCAAGCTAACTAGGCTTAGAACTTTGTTACTGCAAGGGAATCGGTTTGAAGGTGACATTCCTAATTTTAGTAGCATGAGAAATTTAGTACATATGGAAATTACCTCAACCCGCCCCCTGAATGCCAAGTGTGATGACGGGGTTTTACCTCCAAATATTTCTAGGAACGAATGCTTAATTGGACCTGTAAGTGTGTTGTGCAATAATGTCACTCGCTGTAGATACACTGATGGGTCTACAGGTAAGTCATCTGTTGGCTCGATGTTGCACACATACAGATTGAAGATGATTGCTGTAGTGTTAGTATGTATAGGTGGAATAGAGATAATGTTAGATTAGAACTTGcaactttaataatgaataaattatgtAAAAAACCGTGATAATTTGGGGGGTTAAAAGATTGACGTTTTCAGTGTAAGGACTGTtttaatgttattcaatgtgtataagaGCATGAATAGGGTGAGAAATATAGTG
This window contains:
- the LOC126334040 gene encoding uncharacterized protein LOC126334040, which encodes MRAINNLLILVVVQYILLIVSLEPEYPSKNFVVRLNKLFIYDKQRISENDYCGDSRIFCDKDDRISEVLLEHAHLSKFPSFITMINDTLSKFTYRGLKGEIPSQIYELTELRLLRLIDGDCPVNLSDNIGKLLHLKYLNLGNLGMRGKVPNSLYSLTGLTYLGLEGNNFTGFLSDDIQRLAYLWMLNLGRSGLSGPIPNGLYTLTLLASIDLSDNSFNGSLSNSIEGMSGLYRIRLSNSGLSGSIPDRLYSLKRLRYLDLSNNGISGVLSPNIDGLVDVVEMNLSYNRLGGPIPKGIAKLTRLRTLLLQGNRFEGDIPNFSSMRNLVHMEITSTRPLNAKCDDGVLPPNISRNECLIGPVSVLCNNVTRCRYTDGSTGKSSVGSMLHTYRLKMIAVVLVCIGGIEIMLD